One Pichia kudriavzevii chromosome 3, complete sequence genomic window carries:
- a CDS encoding uncharacterized protein (PKUD0C10690; similar to Saccharomyces cerevisiae YMR216C (SKY1); ancestral locus Anc_8.732): MPEPFIDIEKNRSYNQQQQQQGCSVPSKLSLAFQNHPAVGAVSGTIRGDTDTEDLINAEVSRKLNLPPEASVPAVKNQITIASGNNGHGLAVVDNVSQPVSEILDIEAHPETTNSNEGKNLKETLKSNLRIDTGVDDGERSIKSVSSFSDYDDQDTQVVDLSFFNDEEEDGDDTDNRGGIVDADQGTFGKKSLEEDPEDYKEGGYHPAYIGESYKQGRYILVRKLGWGHFSTVWLAKDTTKNTHVAMKVVRSAKSYRETAVDEIKLLTKINMTDKDHPGHQYLIKLLDYFDHNGPNGTHICIVFEVLGESLLGLIRRYKHKGLPIKFVKQISKQILLAIDFLHRKCGIIHTDIKPENIMLGIDQVEELLNFLEESEWERHVLRKVSSKLLAKGGLSASIDTKSLANITKTRNSFGNTRYGKKRAMSIVTNSQPLPSPLRSRSSSFFNSPLSRTNSNILHTGSAIARTHSNQMNKCEGRSRPIPVNNTVEEKNDAGQSISHGNSSFASSNDLPSKMSYKDIQTIINKHSETERTLFDFIPPSEEEIVDDDLIKVKIADLGNACWTSQHFTNDIQTRQYRSPEVILGGDWGCSADIWSTGCLIFELLTGDFLFDPVENPAFSKSDDHLAQIIELLGPIPDELIRNSHYGRHFFHPDNKTLRRIKNLKPWPLESVLLEKYKFSEADSLEIADFLKGMLILDPKRRMDAAGLSNHFWLNDANVEGHIDREVGTRGEDIGKGWYSEVTQSRQAHSAPLGSK; encoded by the coding sequence ATGCCTGAACCATTTATCGacattgagaaaaatcGGTCGTacaatcaacaacaacagcagcaggGGTGTTCGGTGCCTTCTAAGCTCTCACTAGCGTTTCAAAACCACCCCGCAGTTGGCGCCGTTTCAGGAACAATAAGGGGAGACACCGACACAGAGGATCTAATCAATGCAGAAGTATCTCGGAAGCTTAACTTACCGCCTGAGGCTTCAGTGCCAGCTGTGAAGAACCAGATAACTATAGCGAGCGGTAATAATGGCCATGGATTAGCTGTTGTCGACAATGTCAGTCAACCAGTTTCGGAAATTCTGGATATTGAAGCACATCCCGAGACGACCAACAGTAACGAAGGAAAGAATCTCAAGGAAACGTTGAAGTCAAACCTACGGATAGACACAGGAGTGGACGATGGTGAGCGCTCCATCAAATCTGTAAGTTCATTTTCGGATTATGATGATCAAGACACACAAGTAGTTGACCTATCGTTTTTCAATGACGAGGAAGAAGACGGAGACGACACCGACAACAGGGGAGGGATTGTGGATGCAGATCAAGGTACCTTTGGGAAAAAGTCGCTGGAAGAAGATCCTGAAGATTATAAAGAAGGGGGATATCATCCAGCGTATATTGGCGAATCCTATAAGCAAGGTCGATATATTCTTGTCCGTAAGCTTGGATGGGGGCATTTCTCAACTGTATGGCTAGCCAAAGACACCACAAAGAATACGCACGTGGCGATGAAGGTTGTTAGGAGTGCCAAGAGCTACAGAGAAACtgctgttgatgaaatcaagttGTTGACCAAGATAAACATGACCGACAAGGACCACCCTGGCCACCAGTATCTTATAAAGTTGCTTGACTATTTTGACCATAATGGACCTAACGGTACCCATATCTGCATTGTCTTCGAAGTACTGGGCGAAAGCTTGCTAGGTTTAATCAGAAGATATAAACACAAGGGGCTGCCGATCAAGTTTGTAAAACAAATTTCCAAACAGATTCTACTGGCAATAGACTTTCTACATAGGAAATGCGGGATTATTCATACTGATATTAAACCAGAGAATATCATGCTAGGGATTGATCAAGTTGAGGAACTGTTGAATTTCCTCGAAGAGTCTGAATGGGAGAGACATGTTTTGCGCAAAGTATCAAGTAAATTGCTGGCCAAAGGTGGTCTTAGCGCCAGTATTGATACCAAGAGTCTTGCAAACATTACCAAGACCAGAAATTCGTTTGGGAACACCCGTTATGGAAAGAAGAGAGCAATGTCTATAGTCACCAATTCACAGCCACTACCATCACCCCTTAGGTCAAGATCAAGctcctttttcaattcgCCATTATCCAGAACCAACAGTAACATATTGCACACAGGATCAGCAATCGCTAGGACGCACTCAAACCAAATGAATAAATGTGAAGGGAGATCACGTCCAATTCCGGTGAACAACACAGTGGAAGAGAAGAACGATGCCGGCCAGAGTATATCCCATGgaaattcttcatttgcttcttcaaatgaCCTGCCATCGAAGATGTCATATAAGGATATCCAAACTATTATAAATAAACATTCTGAGACAGAGAGAACATTATTTGACTTTATACCACCGAGTGAGGAAGAAAtagttgatgatgatttgatcaagGTCAAAATTGCCGATTTAGGCAATGCATGTTGGACATCCCAGCATTTTACCAACGACATCCAGACACGTCAGTATCGTTCGCCAGAAGTTATACTTGGCGGTGATTGGGGATGCTCTGCAGATATTTGGTCTACAGGATGTCTTATCTTTGAATTACTTACCGGtgatttcttgtttgatCCTGTGGAGAACCCTGCTTTCAGTAAAAGTGATGATCATTTGGCCCAAATAATAGAATTGCTTGGTCCGATACCCGATGAATTGATTAGGAATAGCCATTACGGACGCCATTTTTTCCATCCAGATAACAAAACACTTCGGAGAATAAAGAATTTAAAGCCATGGCCTTTGGAGAGTGTTCTACTTGAGAAATACAAGTTCTCCGAGGCAGATAGTTTGGAAATTGCAGATTTTCTCAAGGGCATGTTAATTCTAGATCCTAAACGTAGGATGGACGCAGCTGGTCTTTCAAACCATTTTTGGTTGAACGATGCTAACGTTGAAGGCCATATAGACAGAGAAGTTGGTACTCGCGGGGAAGACATTGGCAAAGGTTGGTACTCCGAAGTGACTCAATCTCGACAAGCGCACTCGGCACCATTAGGCTCGAAGTGA
- a CDS encoding uncharacterized protein (PKUD0C10680), whose product MHFTEEALDELTISLREEKNRHAVPRSTIADINTFLEKKMPCCSVEDYTICSLAYKTMANYVADVPENARFVFDLIKENIPVIPNETQASCSKIDLSTLNFFIQVQLILLNNIFTTTKEMMTKDTCCLIVEKLFRLVSFCETHMIDIDGYLIIEILDECQPIIKEIEIRQFLLLRDFCLMLSAKARSEDDADLSQSAANVCIKYSLSLDCSTITNGEKEAIFFKLYGELSDKVDEQILLNIVYEFRICTDAFLDNLISLFFDPNTKRLKIEKFVPMSLLLLSNEIISEEKMDGLLSKISLDDLVSFYFNKVYPNLQPKHPFELQSIALFNKIPIKKLRIPREPLVHFLNKLSTLINPTLLQVYKDVIVLQLSFLGKILASDEIKNEKVLILKFLEDLKLSNEFKDFPNDFKFILNQIDFPLLYRSKDRPLDSELTSFLKMTIGEANTLLSGSLKEKMSIPMSYMLELSKVFGFYALKFKNVTWFKECFSTFETVFQDVEAQMKSLQGNEKSSWSILDNNLHYTRAIINNS is encoded by the coding sequence ATGCACTTTACGGAAGAAGCGTTGGACGAACTGACCATTTCTCTtagagaggaaaaaaacagacATGCTGTTCCAAGGTCGACAATTGCCGACATAAATACGTTTCTTGAGAAGAAGATGCCCTGTTGTTCTGTTGAAGATTACACCATTTGTTCTCTAGCGTACAAAACCATGGCTAACTATGTTGCCGATGTTCCGGAGAATGCAAGGTTTGTTTTTGACCTgataaaggaaaacattCCGGTTATTCCTAATGAAACACAAGCCTCGTGCTCAAAAATAGATTTATCTAccttgaattttttcattcagGTGCAATTGATCCTCCTGAACAACATCTTTACCACAACTAAAGAAATGATGACAAAGGACACCTGTTGTCTGATTGTTGAGAAGCTGTTCAGACTGGTGAGTTTCTGTGAAACACATATGATCGACATAGATGGATATTTAATAATTGAGATACTAGATGAGTGTCAACCTATTATAAAGGAGATTGAAATTAGGCAGTTTTTACTACTAAGAGACTTCTGTTTGATGTTAAGTGCAAAGGCGAGGTCGGAAGATGATGCAGATTTGTCACAAAGTGCTGCCAATGTTTGTATCAAATACTCGCTATCTTTAGACTGTTCCACTATTACCAATGGGGAAAAGGAagctatttttttcaagttgtaCGGCGAATTGTCAGATAAAGTCGATGAGCAGATCTTACTCAATATCGTGTATGAGTTTAGAATCTGTACGGATGCCTTTTTGGACAATTTGAtatctcttttctttgatccAAATACcaagagattgaaaattGAGAAGTTTGTACCAATGTCATTACTACTGTTGTCAAATGAGATTATATCagaggaaaaaatggaTGGTCTCTTGTCTAAAATATCGCTCGATGATTTAGTCTCATTCTATTTCAACAAGGTGTATCCAAATCTACAACCGAAACATCCCTTTGAGTTGCAAAGCATTGCGTTGTTTAACAAAATACCTATAAAGAAACTCAGAATTCCTCGCGAGCCTCTGGTACATTTTCTAAATAAGTTGAGTACGTTAATAAATCCAACATTGTTACAGGTATACAAAGATGTCATAGTTTTGCAATTATCGTTTTTGGGGAAGATTCTAGCCTCTGATGAGATTAAAAATGAGAAGGTTTTGATTCTTAAGTTTCTGGAAGATTTGAAGCTATCAAACGAGTTTAAAGATTTTCCCAATGacttcaaatttatctTGAACCAAATTGACTTCCCATTACTTTATAGATCGAAAGACCGTCCTTTAGATTCTGAACTCACAtcgtttttgaaaatgacaatagGTGAAGCCAATACTCTTTTGAGCGGGTCGctaaaggaaaaaatgtCAATTCCAATGTCATATATGCTAGAATTGAGTAAGGTCTTTGGATTCTATGCGCTCAAGTTCAAGAATGTAACGTGGTTTAAAGAGTGTTTTTCTACCTTCGAGACTGTATTCCAAGATGTTGAAGCCCAAATGAAGTCACTACAGGGAAACGAAAAATCATCGTGGAGCATATTGGATAATAACTTACATTATACTAGAGCTataatcaacaacagctga